The DNA segment TTCCTAAGGCTTGGCGAACGATTTTGAAAAAGAGATTGCCCTATTTCCACGCCTTACCCGCAGATCTTCAACTACAACTCAAACGCCACATCCAAGTTTTTTGGATGAGAAACGATTCGTTGGCTGTGATGGTTTGCAAATAACCGATGAAATTCGCGTCACTATCGCCGCCCAAGCTTGCCTGCTTTTGCTAAATCGCAACACCGACTTTTACCCCAATCTAAGGCAGATATTGGTCTATCCCGATGCCTTTATTGTCGACAGCCAGCGCCAAGACCCCGCGGGTTTGATTTGGGAGCAACGTAATGTGCTGGCGGGGGAATCTTGGGAGCAGGGCCAAGTGATACTGTCGTGGAAGAACACCCTCGAGGGCGCTGCCAATCCCCATGATGGCAACAACGTCGTGATCCACGAGTTTGCCCATCAATTAGATCAAGAAGATGGTCACGCCAATGGCGCGCCGATTTTACAACACCGCCAAGATTACCTGTCGTGGTCGAACGTATTCAGTCAGGCCTTTAATGAGTTAGTACAAGCTGCCGCCCTTGGCCGCCCGTCACTGTTTAATTACTATGGTGCCACCAATCCTGCGGAGTTTTTTGCCGTAGTCACCGAGGTCTTTTTTGAAAAACCAGAAGCGCTTAATCTTGAACATCCGGCACTTTATCGAGAATTGAGCCATTTTTATCAACTCGATCCGATAAACTGGCATTGATCGAATCAACAAACGATTAGCCTAATAACCATAAGGATAAGGAATTTTCGATGACAATCTCCACTCGCGCCGAGCAGCACGCCCATTCGACACGCACTAGCCAACGTCTTGCCCTGTTCAGCGCCAGCATATTCATGCTTGGCGCCCTATGCTTTCATCCACAAACGGCCATCGCCAACGAACAAGCTGCAATAACGCAGACCGATGAGCAAGCAGCCGCCGAAGTGCTGGATAAATTGAATCAATATTCGAGCAGTGCCGATTGGGACAAGTATTTTGCCCTCTATCGTCAGGATGGCATTTTTATTGGAACCGATGCGACTGAGCGTTGGGGCATGGCCGAGTTTGAACGCTATTCGCGCCCAACCAAAGGTTGGCGCTACGATTTAACTCGCCGCCATTTAGTGCAGCATGGTGATGTGATCCTGTTCGATGAACTGCTCAACAGCCCAAGTTATGGCGTGAGTCGTGGTACTGGCACCTTAATTAAGACCAATGGGGAATGGAAAATTGCCCAATATCATTTGAGCTTTCCCATCCCCAATGCAATCGCCAAACACATTACCGCAGAAATTAAAAACGCTCAGTAAGTCACTATTTTAGCGACACGGTAAAACACACATTGGCCAGCTGCGAGAAGTGGATAAAGGCTTGAAAATCCACTTCACTAAAGCTTCGTTGTGAAGGCCCCCTATCGGCATAATAAAAACCGATCACTTTATTATCCACCAAGAGCGGCGCCATCAAAAAACCCGACTCAGGTAACTGAGTCTTAAGTTCCTTGCATTGTTCTAGCCATTTTTTGGCATTGGGGTTATCCACCCACTGGCATTCCTTGTGTTCCATCGCCTGTGGAAATAGCCCCTTCCTATCACTCAGATCGATAATAAACTGCTGCTTCATTTCCTCGGCGTCTCGGCCGAGCATGATCCTAGGTTGCAGCTGTTTACGGCTCGGAGATAAGAGTAGAACTCCGCAGCGGTCCACACCAACTCCTTCTAAAATCCCCTCGAGCACGGTTTGCATGATTTGATTAAAATCGGCTTTGTTGATTGCAAAGGCGGTGAGTTCACGCAGCTTAGCCAATTGCACATTCAAGTTGGCCTCAAACACGGGCAACTCAACCTCAGGGACGCTGGGCTCAAGCTTATTGATGCGTTTAGGGTCAGGCAAATAGTCAATCAACACCTTGGCGCCATAGGCTTCGGCCAATTTATGGGTCGCCTTGGTACAGCGCTGCATTCTCAGGGTTAATTCTTTCTCATCCAGCCCAGTAAAATGCGCGGCTTGGCTGATACGCTTATCCAACTCGGTTTTATCTATCACCTCTTGGGAGAGAATTTCGCAAAGCTTATCGGCAAGAAAAATAGAGCGAATTTCAGGGCGTTGATCGTCAGGATAATTCACCGCTTGGATCAATAACTCCCCTAAACCCCAGTGGCGCGCAATACTCTGCGTCAGCTGCGAAAATGAGGTGCCCAAGGCTTCACGAATGACGCTACGCTCTTCAGCTGGGGTTTCACTGGCACTGAGTTGGCTGTCTAAGGTTTCGGTAAACTCGCCGCCGATACTCCAAAATGCACTCTCACCAATGTGGTAAAGCAAAGACGCAATAAAGGCTTCTTCCTGAATATCCTCATCGTAATCACTGAGCATCATCCTAGCTAACATGGCGGCTTGAAATGCCTTCGCCATTAATTTAATTAAGCGTTGATAAACGGCGGGGGCGAGATTCTTGCTCTCTAAAAGGCTCGATAATAGCTGGGCCGTGATGCAGATATTACGCACGGCATCGAACCCCAGCACAATGGCGGCTCGGCTCACGGTCGATATTTGGGTACTGCCCTTATGGTAAATCGCGCTATTGGCGACCCGTAAGATGCGGGATGTGAGGGCGTTATCGTGCATCACGCTTCGCCCGAGTAAGGCGAGAGACGACACGTCATCCTTGGCAAGCTTTTCTAACGTTTGGACGGTGGAACAGAGCGCTGGCATTTCCAATTCACTGATCCGTTTTGTCCAATAATCGACCCCTTTATTAGTATTATTGTTAGGTTTCAACCCAGCATGACCTCGATGATGTGAACTTATTGTTTTTAGTATAGATAGGCTTAAAAAATTCGCCTAGCATCTGGCTCACAATTCGACTTTTGATTTTAAAATCCACGATATAGCAAGCCAGAGGTATAAAAAAGCCCAAGCTTTCACTTGGGCGTCACGCCGATTATGCCTGCAAATGCAATTTAAACACTTGCAACACTTTATCAATATCCTGACGCGAAACATCTTTATGGGTCACAAAGCGCAGGGTACGGCTAGGGCTGATGAGGATCCCCGCCTCACGGCAACGCTTCGCTAGGGCTTTCTCATCGACATGGGGCGCGAGGTTGGCAAACACCATATTGGTTTGTACGGCGGCCAAATCGATTTCAAACTCACTCAACTGACTCAATTGCTGGGCAAGATACGCCGCATTTTCATGATCTTCCCCAAGTCGCTCAACCTGCTCTGTGAGCGCTAATTTACCCGCTGCCGCTAAAATCCCCGCCTGGCGCATACCGCCGCCCAGCATTTTACGCCAGCGCGTGGCCTTTTTAATTAGGCGCTCATCACCTAGGAGCAGTGAGCCAACAGGCGCGCACAATCCCTTGGATAAACAGATGGAGACTGAATCAAAATGCCCCGCAATATCGGCAATCCCAATCCCCTGCGCCACGGCGGCATTCGCAACCCGAGCGCCATCTAAGTGAATTTTTAAACCACGCTGAAATGCCAGCGCCTGCGCATTGGCGAGGTAAGTCTGAGGCAATACTTTCCCGCCGATAGTGTTTTCTAGGCTCAGTAAGCGCGTGCGCGCAAAGTGAATATCATCGGGTTTAATCGCCGCTTCAATGTCGGTCAGGGCGATAGTACCATCCAACTGATTGCTCAGCGGTTGCGGCTGAATGCTGCCGAGTACCGCCGCGCCGCCGCCCTCGAATTTATAGTTATGGGCCTGCTGGCCACACAGGTATTCATCCCCACGCTCACAATGGGCCATCAGTGCAAGCAAATTGGCCTGAGTACCAGATGCCGTAAACAGCGCACTCTCAAAGCCGAACATCTCGGCGGCCATGTCTTGCAAGCTGTTAACGGTCGGATCATCACCATAAACATCATCACCCACTTCAGCCCTCGACATGGCTAAGCGCATCGCCTCTGTTGGCTGGGTCACGGTATCACTGCGTAAATCTATCATCTTGTCCTCGACTTCTTGTGCCTATCCCCGACGCGGATATTCATCGCGTAAGTGCGACTCTAGCCTCAAAGGAAAAATTTGTATAGTTTGCCTTTATGTCTGCCGATAAAATCAACAAGGAGCCAATGTTATCTATGCTGATGCAATTGATTTGCATCAAATAACGGGCAAAACTTGGCGTTAGGCCGATAAAAAGATAGAATATCCGACTAAGATGCTCATGCTAATGCAATGCAAATCTCTTAGTGGTTTTAACTATCCAAGATAAAATACAAGGTGATTTGTGGTGAATATATCCGTAATGCAATGGATTAAAGTAACGTGTTTAGCGCTGAGCTTAAGCCTGATGTTACCCGCGTATGCATGGCAAGATACAGATCAAGACGGCGTTCCCGATATTAAGGATGCCTGTCCTAACACACCTGCAAACACCACAGTGATGGCCAATGGCTGTGTTTACCAAGCCGAAGTAAAATCCAGCAGTATTCAATGTGATCTCAATGACCCCAGTACTTATTCAGCCGCTGATTGTCATAATATTGAGACCGCGATTGTGTATTTTGAGTTTGCTATCGCCGAAGTAGATTTATCGCAATGGAAAGCTTTAGCCTTAGTGAAAGCTTTTTTAGACGCGAATACTGAGACTCGGTTAACTCTAGTGGGGCATACGGATATTGTCGGTACGCCAGAGTTTAATTATCAGTTATCACTACGACGGGCTCAAAATGTGAAACGTATTTTGGTTGAAGACTACGGCTTCAATCCAAATCGCTTTACCGTTGTCGGTAAAGGTATATCTGAACCGGTTGCGGATAATCATTCCAGCGAAGGTCGCAGATTAAATCGACGAGTACAATTTATCGTCAATAATAACTAGTTTTGTTAGCGTATTTTTAGGGAGTAATTTAATGGATAACCTCGAAGGTTTATTAAAGCAGGCGCCAGATTTGGTCATGACCTATGGCTTAAAAATCTTATTTGCACTCATTATTTTCTTCGTCGGTAAATATTTTTCTGGCGTCGCACAAAAGTTAGTGCGCAAGTTGCTTAACAGTCGCAAGATTGACCCAACTGTGGTGTCTTTTGTGGCTAACTTAGCTTGGGCAGTGGTGTTTGTGTTCACCATTATCGCCACCTTAGGCCAAATTGGCGTACAAACAGCCTCTCTAGTCGCTGTTATCGGTGCCGCGGGTTTAGCCGTAGGTTTAGCACTGCAAGGTTCTCTGTCTAACTTTGCCTCAGGCGTATTAATGGTGCTATTCCGCCCATGCCGCGTCGGTGATTATATTGAAGCAGCGGGAATTGCCGGTACAGTTGATGAAATCACCATTTTCTCAACCAAATTACGCACCCCAGATAATAAAGTAATTGTGGCGCCAAACTCTTCAATCATGAATGGCACCATTACAAACTACTCAGCCTCTGAAAACCGTCGTATCGATTTAGTCATTGGCGTGTCTTATTCTGCGGATATCGCTCAAACCAAAAAAGTATTAACAGAGATTTTAGATAACAACCAATACGTACTGAAAGAGCCAGGTTACACTGTAGGTCTTTCTGAATTGGCGAATTCTTCAATCAACTTTGTGGTTCGTCCTTGGGTTAAAACCGCCGATTACTGGACAGCGCGTTTCCAAATTTTAGAACAGATCAAAAATGCACTCGATGCAGCGAACATTGAAATTCCATTCCCACAAATGGATATTCATGTGAAGCAATTGCCAGAGAGCAAATAATCAGCAAGCATATTAAAAGGCCGGTCATTACCGGCCTTTTTTATGGTGATAGTTTAGGTTTTATCGTACCTTAAGCCTATGTGCACAACATACCTGAGTACGGGAGAGAAAATGCAAAAGTATGTTTCGTTTCTAGCCGCTGGCTGTGTCTTTAGTTTAATGGTTCTCAGCCCCACCGCTATCGCCAATGATAAAACCCAAGTGATGATGGGCGACAAGACTGTCACTCTCGCAGGGAAATTACCCAAGCTTGAACAAATGGCGCCACGATTTAAAGTTGTCGACGAACAATTTACCCCTATTAGTTTAAGTGACTTTAAAGGGAAAACCGTGCTGATCAGCGCCGTGCCTAGTTTAGATACTGGTGTCTGTGCACTGCAAACAAAGCGCTTTAACAGTGAAGTCAGTCACTTCTCCGATGATGTCGTCATGCTGACCATCAGTACAGATTTGCCCTTCGCTCAGAAGCGTTTCTGTAAGGTGGAGAATGTCGACAAAATCAAAGTTCTCTCCGACTCAGTGTGGCGTGATTTTGGTGAGAAATATGGCTTATTGATTGAAGATTACGGCTTGCTAGCTCGGGCCATCTTTATTATCGATGCCGAAGGTCAGCTTAAGTACCAGGAGCTGGTGCCCAATATTACCGAACACCCCAATTACGACGCCGCGCTTGAAGCGTTAAAAACCATTCAAGCACAGCAGTAAGCATAAAAAATGGGGCATTTAATGCCCCATTTTTATTAGGGCGTGTGTTGGTCGCCGTTAGCTTGATAATCGAAGGTCGGCATAGACCAATGATAACGCAGTGCTAACATTCGTAAGCTAAAGCCCAGAGTTAAACAGATCACTAGGTTTATCCACTCTGCCAATTGATAGGCGTTGAGCGTGATATATAAGCCTGCGGTAAAGAGTGAAATCACCGCGTAGAGTTCTTTCTTAAAAATCAAAGGCACTTGGTTACAGAGAATATCGCGGATCACCCCACCAAATACCCCAGTAACGAGTCCCATCACCACCGCAATCGTTGGACTAAAGCCTAACATTAGCGTTTTTGGGCGCCAACAATCGAGAATACGGCTAAACCCAAGGCATCAATGGCCAAAAATAACTTAGACAGGTAACGCATCACAGGCGCAATGGCGACCGTTAATAAAGACGCAAATGCAATCGCCAGCAGGTAATGGACATTCTCGACCCAAATCAAAGGGTAATTTCCGAGCAGCATGTCTCTTAGGGTGCCACCACCAATCGCCGTCGCACAGCCAATGATAACCACGCCGAATAAGTCCATCTGCTTGCGGCCCGCCGCTAATGCCCCTGTCATGGCCTCGGCTAAAATCCCAATCAACCATAATAATCCGATAAATTGCGCTTCTTGCATTTAAACTACTTATTACCCATGCATAAAGAACGGATTTTGCCTGATAATCCACGGACTGGATAATGAGATTATTTAAATTTTGTCATTAGAATATTTAATCTATTGGTAGCATTTATGCATTAGTCATTTCTACTTTTCAATATCACGTAACGCCACAACCCTTCAATAACAATGCATTAACCAAGAACGAGCTATTCCCCATTTTCCATTAAGCTTATTTTTTGATAAGTTTTAATAAAGCATAATCAATTAAAATATAGAAATTTACAGAAAACTCATCTTAACGTCAATCAAGCCTAAATTTTGGCCACAAAAAAGCGGCCAAAAGGCCGCTTTTTTAGACTAAAAGTAAATTATTTGTTTTCAGGCTTTGGCGGGAAATTCGCCATCACGCTGCCGACCGCTTCGTTGATCAGCTGTACTCTTTCCGAAGGAGTATTTTTATCACGGATAGTATCAGCTACTGAGCCACGCCAAATTAACTTAGCTGTTTTATTATCAACTAAATCAATGATCAGGGTGCCAACTTCGTATTCTCTGACTGTGGTCTGGGTTTGCATGTTACCGCCCCAGCCCCAACCTGGGCCATAGTAAGGGTTATAGCCAAAATTGGTATTGAAGGTATCGACATTAATCTTCTTATCGATTTTGGTCAGATAGTTCACTAATACATCGGCATCTTTCGCATCGACCAAGGTCATGCCCTTAGATGAAAGCTGAGAATTCACCGCATCTCGCACGCGCTGATCCATTAAACCATCGAGGTGATAACCCGAAGCATCGGTCTTTTGTGCGACCCACGCATAGGTCTTGTACTGAGTAAAATTGGCGCTAGGGTCAAAATCCCAACCCGACTTCAGCGAACTACAGGCACTCAGTGCCAGTACGGCTAAACCTACAATTATATTTTTCATGATGATTTCCTTGGTTGTTCTCATCGAACACAAATAAGCCGAAAATAAATTTAGCTTACAGAGCAATGGACGGTTCTACAACTCAATATGATGAAAAAGCAGTGTGTTATTCAGCTTGACTTCAGTAATCACTTTAAATGATAATGATTATCACTTAAAGCGATTAAGGGATAAATAACATGTACTGGTTCATTAGCGCATTGATTGTGGCATCGGCGATTTTCTGGTTCGCACCGCAAAAAGTCTCAGCCGATACCCATAACAGTAAGCTCACACCTCATCTCCCCATGATGCTGCTGTTTTTACCTTTAGTCGTATTGAGTTGGCTCGTCTTTGAGACTGTGTCTAACGGGGTAAATTACACCACGGTTGCCGCCTTTGGGTTTGTTGCCACCGCTTGCTTAATCGCCCTCCCTAAATTGCATCGTTTTATCATGCCCTGCGCCCTACTCACCGCATTGGCATTAATCGCTATGGTATTGCAGCATCTCTAAGTCTGCTTTTTAAACATGCTACTTCCCTGCAAAGAGCTAGCATTGACCTTCGGCCACTTTCAGTCTCTGTCAGTGGCCTTTTTTACCTCCCCGAAAGACGTTGAGTTTGGTAAACTTAAACGGCGTATATTCAGATAAAAGATGACTTATGAGAGTAGATCCCAACGTTTCCTTAGTGTACAGCACAGATAAAGGCCGCATTACTGCCGAGCCAGAAGCCAAAGCTATCCCTGCATCCGATGGGATTGTACGTATCCACAGAGACAGCAAAGGCCGCAAAGGTAAAGGTGTCTCGGTCATTTCAGGCCTAGGGCTTGATGAAGCGGGCTTAAAAGCACTGGCTCAAACCCTTAAAAAACAATGTGGTTGTGGTGGTACAGTCAAAGATTTCACTATCGAAGTGCAAACCGACAATCGTGAGCAACTAAAACTACTGCTTGAAAAACAAAACTACAAAGTCAAATTAGCCGGCGGTTGAT comes from the Shewanella seohaensis genome and includes:
- a CDS encoding M90 family metallopeptidase, producing the protein MANDFEKEIALFPRLTRRSSTTTQTPHPSFLDEKRFVGCDGLQITDEIRVTIAAQACLLLLNRNTDFYPNLRQILVYPDAFIVDSQRQDPAGLIWEQRNVLAGESWEQGQVILSWKNTLEGAANPHDGNNVVIHEFAHQLDQEDGHANGAPILQHRQDYLSWSNVFSQAFNELVQAAALGRPSLFNYYGATNPAEFFAVVTEVFFEKPEALNLEHPALYRELSHFYQLDPINWH
- a CDS encoding nuclear transport factor 2 family protein, with product MTISTRAEQHAHSTRTSQRLALFSASIFMLGALCFHPQTAIANEQAAITQTDEQAAAEVLDKLNQYSSSADWDKYFALYRQDGIFIGTDATERWGMAEFERYSRPTKGWRYDLTRRHLVQHGDVILFDELLNSPSYGVSRGTGTLIKTNGEWKIAQYHLSFPIPNAIAKHITAEIKNAQ
- a CDS encoding HDOD domain-containing protein → MKPNNNTNKGVDYWTKRISELEMPALCSTVQTLEKLAKDDVSSLALLGRSVMHDNALTSRILRVANSAIYHKGSTQISTVSRAAIVLGFDAVRNICITAQLLSSLLESKNLAPAVYQRLIKLMAKAFQAAMLARMMLSDYDEDIQEEAFIASLLYHIGESAFWSIGGEFTETLDSQLSASETPAEERSVIREALGTSFSQLTQSIARHWGLGELLIQAVNYPDDQRPEIRSIFLADKLCEILSQEVIDKTELDKRISQAAHFTGLDEKELTLRMQRCTKATHKLAEAYGAKVLIDYLPDPKRINKLEPSVPEVELPVFEANLNVQLAKLRELTAFAINKADFNQIMQTVLEGILEGVGVDRCGVLLLSPSRKQLQPRIMLGRDAEEMKQQFIIDLSDRKGLFPQAMEHKECQWVDNPNAKKWLEQCKELKTQLPESGFLMAPLLVDNKVIGFYYADRGPSQRSFSEVDFQAFIHFSQLANVCFTVSLK
- the ltaE gene encoding low-specificity L-threonine aldolase, producing MIDLRSDTVTQPTEAMRLAMSRAEVGDDVYGDDPTVNSLQDMAAEMFGFESALFTASGTQANLLALMAHCERGDEYLCGQQAHNYKFEGGGAAVLGSIQPQPLSNQLDGTIALTDIEAAIKPDDIHFARTRLLSLENTIGGKVLPQTYLANAQALAFQRGLKIHLDGARVANAAVAQGIGIADIAGHFDSVSICLSKGLCAPVGSLLLGDERLIKKATRWRKMLGGGMRQAGILAAAGKLALTEQVERLGEDHENAAYLAQQLSQLSEFEIDLAAVQTNMVFANLAPHVDEKALAKRCREAGILISPSRTLRFVTHKDVSRQDIDKVLQVFKLHLQA
- a CDS encoding OmpA family protein is translated as MNISVMQWIKVTCLALSLSLMLPAYAWQDTDQDGVPDIKDACPNTPANTTVMANGCVYQAEVKSSSIQCDLNDPSTYSAADCHNIETAIVYFEFAIAEVDLSQWKALALVKAFLDANTETRLTLVGHTDIVGTPEFNYQLSLRRAQNVKRILVEDYGFNPNRFTVVGKGISEPVADNHSSEGRRLNRRVQFIVNNN
- a CDS encoding mechanosensitive ion channel family protein encodes the protein MDNLEGLLKQAPDLVMTYGLKILFALIIFFVGKYFSGVAQKLVRKLLNSRKIDPTVVSFVANLAWAVVFVFTIIATLGQIGVQTASLVAVIGAAGLAVGLALQGSLSNFASGVLMVLFRPCRVGDYIEAAGIAGTVDEITIFSTKLRTPDNKVIVAPNSSIMNGTITNYSASENRRIDLVIGVSYSADIAQTKKVLTEILDNNQYVLKEPGYTVGLSELANSSINFVVRPWVKTADYWTARFQILEQIKNALDAANIEIPFPQMDIHVKQLPESK
- the tpx gene encoding thiol peroxidase; amino-acid sequence: MQKYVSFLAAGCVFSLMVLSPTAIANDKTQVMMGDKTVTLAGKLPKLEQMAPRFKVVDEQFTPISLSDFKGKTVLISAVPSLDTGVCALQTKRFNSEVSHFSDDVVMLTISTDLPFAQKRFCKVENVDKIKVLSDSVWRDFGEKYGLLIEDYGLLARAIFIIDAEGQLKYQELVPNITEHPNYDAALEALKTIQAQQ
- a CDS encoding DUF4136 domain-containing protein yields the protein MKNIIVGLAVLALSACSSLKSGWDFDPSANFTQYKTYAWVAQKTDASGYHLDGLMDQRVRDAVNSQLSSKGMTLVDAKDADVLVNYLTKIDKKINVDTFNTNFGYNPYYGPGWGWGGNMQTQTTVREYEVGTLIIDLVDNKTAKLIWRGSVADTIRDKNTPSERVQLINEAVGSVMANFPPKPENK
- the yciH gene encoding stress response translation initiation inhibitor YciH translates to MRVDPNVSLVYSTDKGRITAEPEAKAIPASDGIVRIHRDSKGRKGKGVSVISGLGLDEAGLKALAQTLKKQCGCGGTVKDFTIEVQTDNREQLKLLLEKQNYKVKLAGG